The nucleotide window aaaatggtaaCTCAAAAGAAGATTAAGAGCAAGGACAGAAAGTATGTAGAGTAGTTATCCATGTGTAAGcaaaacatcaaataaatttGTAATTTGTTGTCATATTAAAGTGGAAActcaaaagaaaattaaaaggtaTTCTGGCCTAACTCAAATCCTGTGTTGACATTTCCTCTTGCTACTATTTAACACCATAGTTGATCACTCAAGAAAGGAAATCTGAAGCTCACTGCTCTATTCAAGCAATAAAAATATATCCCAAAATACTACCTAACAAAGAAGAACCAGTTTGGCTTTGGCGGCTGTTTTTTAAGAGCATATGTTTGAATGAACTATTATATTGAGTTTGTTAAGAGTAAGAGTTTTCGAATAATGAATTGagaattttcaaattaaaatatttactagTTGCTAAGATTTTGAATTAGTTCATTCAAATTATATTgattttgaattaaaaaatttccctcttttcgaaaaattttcatttttttttttcgaaatcagtgtttgttcataaatttttcaattttcacttgaagatgcattttgaaatttttcaaaaagttgtttttcaaaattttcagtcggatcactcacaaaacttcaaaaacaacccaaaattatattcatgtccaaacacaactctaattttcaaataccattttcacttgaaatttttaattactttttcttttgaacttttacaattcttatgtccaaacacccactTAGATGTTAAGTTTGAAATTATACACAATAGTACTCAATACATATGAATTTGAAATGCTTTTTGGAATGGACCAAGAAAAAAGACCAGTTTATTAGGACAGAGGAAGcaaagtttgaataaggtaacaATGACCATCTAAACACAATGGAAGAGGTCTATCATACGAATAGAAATCAAAATGGAATGTAGGCATAAAAAGGAGGGAAAAAGTGCATATTATCTGTGACAAAGTAAGAATAATGATGACACTTTACATATACTAAAATAAAGCTTATGACATCATATTTGTTAATCTGCAATATATAATGTTCCATGTGAATTGATACAACCTTGAGTAAGAGGATATCTTCGGATCTTCCAATACACTTGTTACAGAATCTACATTTTACAAGAAGTCTAAAAGGCATTTAGTAAATACCAAATCATGATAACTGTAAAAGTTTCTGAGTACAGATATCCTGTCCAGTTACATACACCATGGTTGCCCTGGAAAACCTTTATACGAGATTATCAATATTCAGCTTTAGTACATAATTCTCGTCAATAATACAATGTTACAACCATTAACATCCGTGAGGGGTAAGCGAGGAAAGACAGTAGGTGTGAAGAGAAAAAATGACCACCTTCTTTCATTTGTCCATCAACTTGTTAAATTCTGTTAATTGCTCTGACCTGCATGGTTGATTCGCTATTAGAGGACATTAAAGTACTAAAGGATTTCACTATTAGAATGGTGACATGAAAGTACTAAAGGATTTAGAATCTGTTCTCTGTTTAAAAGCATTAGCAGATAAACAGCAAAGCTGGCGCTCGAGATGATGCTATATCATGAATTACATTTAAGTTTTATTACAAGTTGTCTTAAGCAGAACATTGCTCAATTATCTCGTATTTCTAAAGGTCTACAGAAAATATACAATCTTTTCACAAATCCAAATAAGCAAGCAACTTAGAGAACCAAACAAAAGGGCATCAGAAGTCAGTCAAATGCTCACGTTTTTGTTAAATAGTCCTCGCTAACTCTTTCCAAATTCCTAGTTAGAAACAATATGCTGGTAATTCTGTTTCACATACACATAGAAAGACGAGGAAAAACGTGTGCGTAATCATGTGTCTGTCTGTCTGACACATTCTACACCTTCAGAATCTTCACAAAACCTAGGAGAAAATTTTCGGACATGCTACAACAGCTTAATGCCTTATGAAAATTGATAGCATCATACCAGacattaattgaaaaaaacttcTAAATTCAACTCTGAAGAAAATTCATCTAACACCCCTCCCCAAGCCCCCTAAAGAAAATGTTCATATTGCTTCTACATAAGGGAAGAAAAAATTAGTCACAGAATGACAGAATATTGTCCTTTAAAAACCACactaagtttcttttccttcagGATCAGATTTTTAAAGCCAATTGAACAATTCCAATTAGCAATCTGAACCAAACACTCACCAGACTGAACTCATACCAAGCCCATTAGAGGTAAGTATCATCCCTTTGAATCTGGATAGATATTCCTGTATCAGAACACCAAGCAGTCAGAATGCAATGTCAAAAGCATCAGAACTCAACAAGGGAAGTAAACAAGATGGAAGCGTGAAAGTCCTTACTGGCAAGGTATAATCATTTATCTCATAGTTTCCGTTTAAATCATACTCAAGTCTCTTATCAGGATCACTTAACACTGCAATGAATGTAAATTGGTAGCAATTAGTGACTGCATGATGTAAGCAGTGAACAAATCTTTACCGGTCAACTATACATGTTATGCTGCACATAGGGCTCCAGAATTCTTTCTTGGTATACAATTTCAGAAAACTTTGTGCAACAAGTATAAAGAAAGGAAGTAAGCCTCCAAAACTAATAAGCTTCTGATGGTAAAAGAGGTAAGAAGATGGACTTTCAGGATCAACACTAAACAACAGATATAGACCATGAAAAATTTGTTGGGAGAATTTGATGCTGGCAATACATTTAATATAGAGCTACTTCCAACCAACAAGATATAAACTGTTGTTTCTCTTGACATTTAAGCATAATAAGACATTACTAGGTATTAGTGGTAAAAATGTAGAGATATTATATTACGTTCTAGCTAAATCATGCAGGACAAATAGCAATTATCTGCATCAAGTAGCACGGAatatatatgaaaatattttgCCCAAAACCAAAATAACTACCCGTATAAGCTTCATTAATCTCTTGAAATTTAGCGGTTACTGCATCATTACACTTGTGTTTGTCCGGATGCCACTTCTGCGATGTCAATCAATATGAATGATATGACTGCAATCAGGAACATACTGCCTTAAAAAGATGCATGCTGTAGACAAAGAGAGGAAGAGACAGAGAGAGAACTCCAAAATAGAGAAGGAGCTGTAGCTGTGTAGCTGGTGCTGCTTGATGAAATATGGATGACTAACCAGTGCAAGTTTTCTATAGTTTAATCTGATCGTCTCATCGGATGCATCATATTCTACTTCAAGAACCTTGTAATAATCCTTAAGCAATCAAAAGAAATTTTGTCATGAGATCATGAAGATTAGGAGACCAAATTACAATCTATAATCCTTTACAGCTAAAAGAAAGTATCGGAATGATAAGAATTTCCTTAAAACCGAAAAGATATACTAGCTGACTCCTATGTGCCAAAGGCAGGGCAGcctggtgcacaaagcatcccgcgtTCACGCAGGTTCCGGAGAAGGGCCACACCCAAGAGGGTGTGATGTAGGCAATctaccctgatgcaagcatcagtggctgattccagcactcgaacccgtgacctataggtcacatggagacaacttgaccgttgctccaaggctcccatTCTCCTATATGCCCAAGGATGAACACAAATATCCCAGTTCTACAAAAAACTTAGCCACTAATGAAACTGGGCAATGATTCTACAGAGGGAAACCTTGTTACATGAATagtaccatagatttcctttatctagttgaggtaagtgtaaAGAGTTAACTTTTTACCAAGAATTATCaattcaacccccccccccccaccccccacccccacccacacacacacacacacacaaagatCATAACTAGGAGTGACTTTCAACAGAGTGAATATAACAccaaagattttttattttatttttcaattaaaagAGTATAGCAAACACAAGGAACAAACTTAAAATTGAAACCATGGGGCTTAAGTAGAGGTCATTGCATTTTGTTGCTTCTTTTTTCTGCAGCGGTCTGAAGGAAATGGATCAGTTCTAAAAGATGACAACTTTATTAGCAGTTCTGATGCAATTTGTATTCTTGTTCTATAAATCTAGAGCCATTTTGCtcaacaaataggaaaaataaAGGGGAAAAGTGTGAAGTAAAATGCAAAGGAAGAGAGATAAATAGATTCGAAGGGAGAGTACCTTGTAGGTGGTTTTTTTATCATCCTCCATATGGTTTGCCAAAAGCTCTTTGCCTCTCCTACTTAAGAATAAAGCAACTTTTCTCTTTATTAGCAGTAATTTTGGAATGATGTGTCGTATTTCAATCCAGAAAATGGGACATCAAATAGGAGATATTGCAAAcatttcatataaaaatgcgaggaacAAATTGCTCTAAATTATCTTTGGTGAGATTTTCCCCCCGTGAAAAATAGTGGTTGAAATTCGAAAGCGAGAGAGAGAAAGGGAAAGAGACGGAGGGACAAGGTGACAACAATTGACGGCTTAACCCTTTGGCATCGGATAGGATTAATATCTGTACCAAGTGTAACCGAACAGACTTATGCCAAAATGTATTCGGTAGATTGCCAAATTGGTCCCTAATTCATGATTATTGGATAGGAAGGACCTTGTCTACTGATAATTGCAGAAATTTTAACCTCAATTTATTTCTTTTCAATGATCTTCTATAACTTGATAAATTTGTTATATATGTGATTTTATCATTAATCCTATAATGTAACAACAGTATCTTTAAGGTCAACAATATTTTACTAAATTTTCAATTTGTTTAGGACTAAAACGTACTTGTTATTTTGTTGTTGTCGTACATTAACGGCGAATTGACAATAGATTTTTTTCCCACCTCAATGACGATACGATATGATTGGGAAAAACATGTACtgaagatttatcagactaagatagCTTTGTTATTGTTCCAAGTATGTTTGCCATATATCATGTAAAATGGATAATCTGACCCCAAATAAGTTTATTGGGTTATCAATATCGGCCATTGGGTCATTGGATTAATGATTCGGTAGTGGTTTACTGTTATTTGACTATTGGATTATCGATTCGATGTCTCGATTTGCCTAATACTATAACGATTTAACCGATAACTCAATAAGCTGTATCAAAATTATAAATTTACCCTTAGGTATATAAAGTCACCTTAGGACTTCATTCTCTATTAGTATTATGTTTGGACTTCTTAATTTTGAAGGGATAATTGCTACTATTTTGTGCTGTTCTACTGTGTTTGGACAACTTGACTTTGAGCAAATCTCTTAATTACTTAAATGAAAGCAACTTTTGTAATTATGATCCTCCAATATTTTCAGTGTTCAGCATATTCTGAAATACGCGTGCCACTTTCCAGAATATATTGTTGCTCTTGTTACATTTACGTTATCACTATGTTTGATTTTCTCTACCATCAAATATTGTTACGTTTGatgaaaacaaattaataatGAGTTCTTGGTAGAATACTAGTTAATAACTTCCAGGCAGCAGGGTGAATATTTCTTGATGATTACTATCCACATCGGATCACTACCTACTTTGGATCAGTTCTTCCAATAGTCCCCAAAAATTGGACTATTATAATGTTGACCCCGTGATATTCAATGGTCCACATAGATCATTATGGTCCCAGACGAGAGAAATATTTTGGTCCTGTTTTGTATTGTTTCAATAACACAACCAAATGCCTCGTCATTGGCTTTGAAGGGTAATATTCAGTGAGGTAATTTGCTCCAATTCTTTGGGCGTCGCATGTTACATATGGCAAATATTGGTTTGGCTATCAGCATTAGTAGCAAAATACCGAAGTTCAGCATTTGAAATGCTAGCGAATTAATGGAATACCGATTTGAGGTTGAGAACTATTTCAAGTAAAATAATGATTTTCAACCACAATTTTCAACTTCCAAATATCCATTTTAaacttcaatttcaaatcctttttttttttttctattttccaaATTCAATCAAATATTATCAAGAACTTCAGCTCTGGAAATTTATGctctgttttctttctttaatgttCCACAATTAAACCTCTCCAAAAGATTCAAAAAGACATAAAAGTCGGGTAAGATATACCACATAATTTCAGTAGCACCATATTTCCACCTCTGTATAATCAATCCTATGATCAATAGGGGGAATAAAACCAGTTCTCACATGGTAGCTTCTTCTGGATCAGTCTCAACAGGCACTGAAGGCGTTTTGTTTCCACCTCTCAACCGAGAAGATACTTTGTCAATGGCACTATTCAGTTGATCTAGCTTTTTGTTCAAAGTCTGCCTAGTTTTCTGCATATAACAAGTAATTAGAACAAAATTATTACCCTACCAGCCAATTTAGCAGAAAAGTGCTACTCGGACACAGAACTGTAAGCCTAAAGCATATACATAAGAAAGACCTAATAATGCAAAAATGTATTAATATCACCTCTAAACCTTCATCATAATGGTATATTGGTCGCTTGGCTCTCCGAAAACCATATTCATCTTCATTGAGCAATGACCTCCGTATCTAATATCAGAAGTCAgtgaaaagaaaacagaaaactATATAAGCAAACAAAATACAGGAACACTTGAgcaaaatgaagaaatattcATTTCATACAGTTGCATCTTTAAGGTAATAAAGAAAGGGTGACGAGAAACAAAAAAGTgtcaaacatatatatataatagtacTACATGTGATCATACACGTAAGCCGTCTTCACAATTCAGAAAACTCGTACTTCATAGGAACCCCTTACAACAGGTAAATCCAAATAAGGTGTTTAGTAAAGTTAAAAATTAGCTTTCCAAAAAGGGCAATACTGCATCAACGAAATAGTAGCTTTGACTCTAGGACTATGAATTCGCGATAATTTCTTTACTGAAAAGGAGAAATTTAGGTTGGTCTTAAAAATATTGGTACCCATTGCAGAGAGCTGCTTATAGTGGCAGATTATTTTTATATCCTTTGCAATCACAACAAATCCTCCTTGATGTCCTCCAACATCCTACTTTAGCAGTTTAAATGCACATGCCAATACACATTAAGATTGATGCCTAGTAAATATATTAAGACACATTTACACGATAAACTTGCTGATTTTCTCATTCATTAAATTCAATGGGCATTTAGAGATGAAAACTGGAGAGTTCAAAGTCAATGCTCATCAATCAGTGCCATGCAATCTTTCTTTTTAGCTCATATCCTAATAAATTCAGATTTTCTAGCCTTCTAAATTCAGGAAAGACATCAAAATGATGATGAAAACACTCAACCAAGTGTTTCAAAATGGAGAAATTTCTCTCTTCCTCCAATTCCTGGGCTGCCAACTCAGTCTTGAAGAGAAACTTACTGATCTTTAATTTGTTTAGAAACTGCTAAATAAGAGACGAATTACTTCACTAACAAACTGGAATATTGCAGATTCCACATACTTATTTCAaaaagagaaaggctttggaaaaagaaaatgaaagaaagaagatgaagagCCATCCATACAGCATACTCTGATGCTGCTAACAAAGACACATCTCCTGTGATTGCACACATTATATTAAAACTGTGTAGACAGTCACATAAATAGAGCAtaactcaagtccaacaagaaaTAGAAAGACTTgcccccacccacccacccaccccccaCCCGCAAAAAAAAAGGGGCAAACAATGAATATTAACTACAGACATGACTCCACATACTAAGAAACTCGTCAGCtttattctattttaaaatcTAGCCTGAATATGGTCTGTTAACCAGAGATGATAAACCAAAAAGATATTGCATCATATGCACCTTCCTGAAGCTTGTATGTGGTTTTATTGAAAGACAATTAACGATATCCTGCTCAAAACAATAGCTGCTGCATGCTTCATtatcaaaaaaaatcaaagaaatccTAGTATGGCGCACATACTCAGCAGGAAACAAGTCAGTCAACAACATGTACCATACCTAACAAGCACATCAGTGTTATGGAATCAAACATCAACTTGATACCAAGAGACAACACTATAATTACCTGTGGAGCAAATATATAGCCAAGCGTTCCAAATATTGCACCTCCCAAAAGCAAACCAGCAACAAAATCACCAccacctccacctccacctcTTCGATCACTGCATGCAACAGGCACAATTGAAAATACGAATCAAGCATACATGGATGGATAGGTGATAATTCAGAAATTGTAACCCATTCATATGATTGGATAAGTAACTAAAAGGCATTGAAGGAAAATGACAGCAATATCATGTGCTGATAGCTGTATATGTCATTGCCAATCTAAACAGGAAATGTACCCTCACTACTTCCTTACCTAGTTAACCCACTCACAAAATCGGGGATCATAAAAACTATAGTttctatctttctttcttttttttctgaaGTGCGTCATAAGCTAATAGGCTACAGATGAATTCAGAAGaacaatagaaaaaataaaaagaataggGATGAAGCAATTTTCTCTACTTCGACTGAAAATAAGTAGAAACTTGATACTTTCACAAAAAAATTCCCCAGTGAAAAGTAAGCTTCTGAATGTAACTTCTGCTGTGATATTGCTTCTTTATCTTTATCTAGAGTAATAGAGCCCTAGCaataatagtaacttccttggtgTCTCCTAAATGTCTAAAGCAACACAACTTTCCAGCCTTCTTTACCTAAAAAGTGACAGGAACAAATTTGGAGAATCCTACTCAAAGCCGAGTAGAAGTTCAGCCACCAAGGCAAGCTTCCAAATCATCAGCTTCTACCTCTTGCCCTCTATCTCAGGTCGCACCTTCAAGAGCTCTTATCTCTCCCAATGTATCAGTCATCATCATCTACCATCTCCAGTTAATTAATACAAATTTTGATTAAAGGATAAGAAATCTACCTGGACTTGATAGCTCCACGCAAATTCAGAAGCCATGGAAACTTCAATCAAAAAGGTCTAGAAATTGTTGTTTCACAAAGTCTCCTATGCCATTATATGGATCTTGTGTTACTTCGACAACTGCTGTTGGTAGGTTTTTAGTTATTGTGTCATGTGTGATTGTCTACcccattttgtttctttttcttttattatgatCTCTGGCTAATGTCTTACATCATTTCATAATGATCTCACAGTTGAACGTATATATCAAATATTTGTCCTCAAGGTAGCATATATGTGAATGAAACTACTGTTCCTCTTGGCTAATTAATTCGAAAATGAGGGCACAAGAGAAAAGCTTCCATTGAAGAAAATGATCAACACTTCGAGTGGGCCCAACGATGTTGAGGACATGACTCCGATGGATAGGATATGTTATGCataatcacaattcacaaacaattACTGTTGGAAAGTTGTGGATttcatatgtaacaagctcggctTCCTTCTTTCTGAACCAGGATGACAGCTTAAACAAGGTCCAATATGATTTTGGAGTGATATCAACGTTGAAAAAGAGTTCCATTTTCCTTCTAATGCGAataacaatagcaacaacaaccaTGATGAAAATAATTAATCCtgtaaaaagaataaataaaagcaCGACACTATTGCAGAATTGCAGATGCATTAAAGCTGCACTACTTATATAAATGTTCCTTCGGTTAATAAAGTGATTCAGAAATTGGAAGTTCCTTTGGTTCCACAGAGAGAAGTTTTCTGATCTCAAAAGATGGTTCAGCCAAAGCATTTACTTTGGATGCTGGGTAACAATGGGCCATGCATCAAATTGTGTTCCCGAAATTGTTGTTTTTGTAAGGACCATCTGATTATCCTTAAACTGAGAGAAAACAGATTTCAAATTTTAGTACAGTAAAGATTAATGGGACATATTTATTTCACTCTCCAGCTGAAAAGGATTTGGGTTGTCTATTGGACCTATGCAATTAATTCATCACTTGGTTACTCTAATATAAGTAAGCATACCTAAAGAAAGACCTTAACTCATTCAACTTCTAAAGGTACCAGGGAGGTCCGACCTTAACTCATTCAACTTCTAAAGGTAACAGGGAGGTCCGACTACGATTGAAGATTGAAGCATACTGCTAGAAAACCAACACAGAGAGACTTATTCACATTATGTGCTTGAAAGAATCTTTTCTCCATTATACATTTGAGGCATGTAAAAGCAATCAATGCTGCAAAAATCTGAGACAGATCGTGATTTGTTAAATTGGCATTTAATGTGGAACCACCTATATATTTTCAGAAAGGGCACCCACTGCTTTCTATCATGTGAGTCCATTAAAGGCAGATATAAGAGGGAACAATTCAACCAGAAGTTCTGCAAACACGAAAGATGGAAAGTGACCTCTGCAGAATGCAGAGAAAAAGAGAACTGCACCATTCCAGTTAGGAATTTGTTCTGATTCCCAGTTAGGGTGAGCAGTTGAGAGAGGCATCAAATGCTGATGGTATAGACTTATCCTTTCAGAACTAGAAcctagaatttaaaaaaaaaaaaggaaaggaactGATTTGTCTAGAACGTACACAATTCTATCCAAAGAGCTTATCGCACCTGCTGACAGGAACAGTGTAATAGCAAGTAATGAGGAAGAATTACCGAGTGGAAGAAATCCAAATGCTCAGGTATTGTGGCTTTTCCATAAGGAGGAAGCAAAAGGACCGGTGAGAACATTAACAGAAGTTCGAATACAGTAGCACTAAAATAGATAGCTGGAGAAAAAGATGTGCAAGGTGGAGACACCAAAAATTTAAGAGCCCAGAAAGCTCTACCAACCATGCTTGgatgggaaaaagaaaaaggagtttGTATTATATCGAAACAAAAAGAAAGTTACATCACTCTTTGTCACTTTGTGAATAGGAATGTGCTAATAAACTTTGACTTCTGAGGTAAACAATCTAGAGGTGGATTAAAATTCTGGTGCCAGGTAACTTTCTGCTGGAGTTGTAATTGTGTCACTTACTTTCATATTATTCTGTAGATAGAAAGACCTGTTTACCACAAATCTAACAGAAGGCCCCAGATGCTGCCCTCCATCTTTAAGGAAATGCAAACTTAAAGAGAACATGGCGAGAAGAGCCCCAACTTAAAACAGTCAAATTAGATCTATATGGCCGTAATTCAGGGCACCAAGAGAATCTGCAAAGTTATACAAGTACAAGAAAGCCCCCTTGAAAGGAAGGAGACATCCATTTACATTTAGCATAAGCACATCCAACTCTGGGGACTCCATCATACTCATAACAAAATGTTATAGCAGAAGAATTGAAAAAAACCTTGCTAgccaattgttcttcttctttatgaAAAGAGTAACGGCCATTAACTATGTTTCGCCTTATCGATCCGCAGACCAAGCAAATAACTTGCATTAACCAGATTAAGAACAAATCATCTCAATTCATTGAAAATAATTATCAACAGATTTGTTATTCAATAAGTAGTGAGCAGTGTATAAGCATACAAAAATGGAATACCTGTAGTCTGAACGAATAGACAACTTGGCAGCATTTGTTCCCTGAGAGTTTGATTTCCTTTGAATAGCCACCATAGGTGTCTTGACAAATGAGGACGACTTTCCAGACCAAGCTTCGCATGCTTTGACATGAGTTGCACCTAATTTAGAAGGAAACAGAAAATTACCTCAAATGGAAACTCCCAATATAGAgccaaacaacaacaaaaaaggtAAACAAAATCCCTAGCACAGTCAGAGATTCGTTGCCACGTTGATATACTATCACTTCACCAATTCGACAAAAGATGCTTGGCATTCTCTTCAATCACACAGTACTACCAGAAAAGGATATTTAACAAAGAAATTCTGATACTCTTTCCATTTCTGGAAACTCCAAAGATGCAATTTAAAAGTACAAGGAGAGGCCACGACGCCAAGAGAACATAACTTTGAAGGAGGAAAATCACTAGATTCTCATGAGAATCAACACTCAGGCATCTCCATTTGTCCTAAACAGAAACCCTGAATTTATGATTCTGAACCTAATAGAGTTAAACTCAGTCCTTTAGCTCTAATTAAAGCTTTTATTTATTGGGCGAAGTAATGCTTATAGCTCTAAGTTTCGCAATGAACTCCGCCAGGCAAGTTACATGAAGACTCTAGAGCTAATCGAATTGCACGAATCAGGAAATAATGTAAAACGAAATACAATCTGAAGGAAAAATTCCCAACAACTGATCAGAAATAATGACAGTTTTTAATCAGAGCAAAAGATCCACAATAAATTAGAGAATTTTAGAGACGGGTAACGCCATAATTATAGATTTATTCCTTGATGTTTGATTCAAAGCTACTACAGCTCATTCTGAAATCTTATCCGAAAATAACcagacaaaaaaaaaagtatcatCATTTCCGTAATATTAGCAATGGTAAATaaaactataaaaggagaagaaaagtCGAGCGGGTGGTACCTGACAACGAAAATGAGGCAGCGCCGGTCGCCATTGGAGGAAAAAAAGGAGAGACGAAACTGAACAGTAAGCAGATGCAAAGAGTGATGAAATGAAGATTTTGTTTTTTTCTATTTAGAGAGATAAGAGTTAAAGctgtttctttattttatttttttaaaaagaagtagATAATAGCTGATTATATGATGCAAAGCAATCCAAATAAGCCATTTTCAAAATTACAGATAAAAACTAAGGAATTGTGTCCATTACAAATAagacaataacaacaaaaatagaggaattggaaaagaaatttttcttagaaaatatgtaaaaagctccaaatttgattatatttcgtttTATTCTTGCAAAACTAGTAGTAATATGCTAATTTTTCTTATACCCGAAGTATGAGAAACTGTAAGGGAATAAACTTGAGTATATCACCTAAGGACTAATTTCAACATATTCAAACATTAATCATTTCATTatttatagttttattttttacctAGAAATTTAATATGATGATAAAAATTTGAGCTTAAATGAATAAGGATTTATGGAGTCGATCTATTTATTTGAGCTAAAGGTATAATTATTATTGTATCTTTTGCTTAAAAAAGAAAATGGAACACCAAAAAAACATACAAAAGGCAAAGGCCAATGCTAGAATATGCAATTAGGAAAGGAAGAATATAGGACAGCAATATCATGTTGCCACTATTAGCAATAATCATATAGTATGATATATTATTACAAGAATTAGTCAATCGAGTGAATAATCATAAGAAATTCCCATCAAATCGGTCACGAAGCAatagtatttttttcttcttctttatttacgATTATGAGTTTATGACCTATGTCCTGGCTTTTAgttagaagaaaaataaaatagaaaagtgAGCATAGCTCATATCGCCTACATCTTCACCATCAAGTGAAGAAAACAAAGCTAGGACCGGGTAGATCACAAATtatgggttcggccgaacccaagGACAGATTTATAGGCAAAAATATGAGTCACATGAACGTATAGTCTTTCcgcaaaattaaatattttatgtacatattttttaaaacttgtataatATCAATTGTTGACATCCATATTCCAATAAGGTTGAATGGTGCACTTAGTTGAAAGTTGAGTTAATTATTAAGAG belongs to Nicotiana tabacum cultivar K326 chromosome 6, ASM71507v2, whole genome shotgun sequence and includes:
- the LOC107798072 gene encoding uncharacterized protein LOC107798072, whose protein sequence is MEDDKKTTYKDYYKVLEVEYDASDETIRLNYRKLALKWHPDKHKCNDAVTAKFQEINEAYTVLSDPDKRLEYDLNGNYEINDYTLPEYLSRFKGMILTSNGLGMSSVWSEQLTEFNKLMDK
- the LOC107798071 gene encoding uncharacterized protein LOC107798071 encodes the protein MATGAASFSLSGATHVKACEAWSGKSSSFVKTPMVAIQRKSNSQGTNAAKLSIRSDYSDRRGGGGGGGDFVAGLLLGGAIFGTLGYIFAPQIRRSLLNEDEYGFRRAKRPIYHYDEGLEKTRQTLNKKLDQLNSAIDKVSSRLRGGNKTPSVPVETDPEEATM